A genomic region of Alligator mississippiensis isolate rAllMis1 chromosome 6, rAllMis1, whole genome shotgun sequence contains the following coding sequences:
- the CDK1 gene encoding cyclin-dependent kinase 1, with the protein MDNYTKIEKIGEGTYGVVYKGRHKATGQVVAMKKIRLESEEEGVPSTAIREISLLKELHHPNIVCLQDVLMQDSRLYLIFEFLSMDLKKYLDSIPTGQYLDPMLVKSYLYQILQGIVFCHSRRVLHRDLKPQNLLIDDKGVIKLADFGLARAFGIPVRVYTHEVVTLWYRSPEVLLGSARYSTPVDIWSIGTIFAELATKKPLFHGDSEIDQLFRIFRALGTPNNEVWPEVESLQDYKNTFPKWKPGSLASHVKNLDEDGLDLLSKMLIYDPAKRISGKIALNHPYFDDLDKSNLPASQIKKF; encoded by the exons ATGGACAACTACACAAAAATAGAGAAGATTGGTGAAG GTACCTATGGTGTTGTATATAAAGGCCGACACAAAGCCACAGGCCAGGTGGTTGCCATGAAGAAAATTCGACTAGAAAGTGAGGAGGAAGGTGTTCCCAGTACAGCAATCCGAGAAATTTCCTTATTAAAAGAGCTACATCATCCCAACATAGTCTG TCTTCAGGATGTGCTTATGCAAGATTCAAGACTGTACCTCATCTTTGAATTCCTTTCTATGGATCTCAAGAAATATTTGGATTCTATTCCAACTGGCCAGTATCTGGATCCCATGCTTGTAAAG AGTTACTTGTACCAAATCTTGCAAGGCATTGTATTCTGTCACTCGAGGAGGGTTCTACACAGGGACTTAAAGCCTCAGAACTTGTTAATAGATGACAAAGGAGTAATTAAACTAGCAGACTTTGGATTGGCCCGAGCATTTGGAATTCCTGTCCGGGTCTACACACATGAA GTTGTGACACTGTGGTACAGATCTCCAGAGGTGTTGCTAGGATCTGCTCGTTACTCTACACCTGTAGATATATGGAGTATAGGCACAATATTTGCTGAGCTGGCCACTAAAAAACCGCTCTTCCATGGGGACTCTGAAATTGATCAGCTCTTCAGAATCTTCAG AGCTTTAGGGACTCCCAACAATGAGGTGTGGCCGGAAGTGGAATCCTTGCAGGATTATAAGAACACATTTCCCAAGTGGAAACCTGGCAGTTTGGCATCTCATGTGAAAAACTTAGATGAAGATGGATTAGATTTACTTTCT AAAATGTTGATTTATGATCCTGCAAAAAGAATTTCTGGCAAAATAGCCTTGAATCATCCATATTTTGATGACTTGGACAAATCCAATCTTCCAGCCAGTCAGATTAAGAAATTCTAG